DNA from Aggregatimonas sangjinii:
TGATCTTTCTGATTGCGGTACACTACTATTTGCACCAGTATCCGTACTGGTCACAATCTTTACACGTCCGAATAAGTCCATTAGCCTAAAATATTGGTAGGCTCGAATCGTTCTTGCCTGGGCAGTTTCGTTCGGAGAGAGGCTACCCGCTAAAGCCGTATTGGCTTGGCCAATACCATTAAAGGCATTGTTCCAGGTATCGTTCAACGGACCGTTGGCAGAACCTACGGTGTGACGGTGCATACGCAACCAGATACCTCCATCAAACCAGTCACCACCCTTTTGGCCAATCGCCATCTCGTCGGAAGATACTGTTTGAACGGAATAATACGACCCGTGTCCCGCAGTACCTGCACGAACACCGCCATAGGCGCCTAATAAACTTCCTGGAGGCTGTATGCCGCCAGCAGTTGCCCCTTCGATAACGGAAACTCCGTCGTCAGAGAATTCCGTGGTAAGCTCATCTTCGAGCGTTTCTTCCAAATCGGTACATGAATAAGCGAGCACTAGCATACTGCTTAAAAATGTGAGTTTATACAAATTTTTCATAGTTTTTTTTTAAAAATTAATATTCAAACCTAAGGTGATGGTTCTAGAAGCAAAATAGTTGTAACGTCTATCAACACCTGGCGCCAATACATCAGGATTATTCGTATTTAAGACCCCTCCATTGTCTACCGAACCGAAATCCTGTAAAGAAGGTTCTGGATCTGCTCCTGTGTAGTTGGTAATTGTAAAGATGTTTTGACCGGCTAGCGAGATTCGCATGTTTTTGATATAGTCGCTATCGAAAGGAATGTTATAGCCTATTGACATGTTGTCCAATCTAAAGAAATCAGCTTTTTCTACATAATAAGAGCTAAATTGAGCAGTTCTAATGTCGTCCCTTGCCAATTCCGTATTCACGAAGTTGTACGAAGATTGTGATCCGATTCGGGGCTCGTAAAATGCCCGGAATGTATTGACCAAACTATGACCGAAAGCACCTCTAAAAAAGGCATTCACGTCCCAGTTGCCAAAGGTCACTTGGTTGGTCCATCCGATTTCAAAATCGGGTAAACCTTTTCCGAGTACCTCGAAATCTACATTCTCATCCAAGGCGTTCCCTTGACCGGTGATCAACTCACCATCACCGTTCACATCGACCAAAATCGGCGTTCCGTTTTCATCCACGTCCCCGGAAAAAACAGGCCCCCAGATCTGACCAATCTCTTCACCTTCTTGAACCAGAATCACATTTGTATCATTCTGACCAGGTGCACCCAAGTTCGCGGTAGTACGGTTACCCCCTGTTACACTTGTAAGCTCTGTTTTGTAAGTAGAAAAGATAATCCCTGTATTGTAGGATACATTTTCTTTTTTGATGACATCATAATTAACGGCTAGCTCAAGACCTCTGGTATTCAACTCACCACCATTTTGAAATTGGGAACCTCCATCTGCTCCACCACCTGTATTTTCGAGCGTAACAGAGTTGATAAAGTCTTCGATATCCCTATTGTAAATATCCAAGGTTGCTGACAAGCGCTCACTTGCAAATTCAAATCCTAAATTGATTTCTTTCTTCTCTTCCCATTTTAGATCTGGATTTGGAACCCGAAGGGTATTCCCTGTGGCAGAAGAGCCAAAACCATTAGAGCCGTTGATTACTCCAAAAGTAGCTTGAGATAATCCTACTTGCGGTGGAAGGGCACCGGTTACCCCGTAACCCAGTCGTACTTTCAATAGGTTTACATTTTTCAATTGTAGGTATTTGTTCGCATCAACCCCGATTGCAGCGGCAGGGAAAAGACCCCATTGCTCGTCCTCACCAAATCTACTCGAACCTTCCCTACGTAGTGAAGCGTTCACATAAATGGCATCGTCAATCGTAGCATTCACACGCCCAAAGAAAGCGATAATCCGGTCATCATCATTTCTCCCACTGTTTGCAGCGATTCGTCCAGCTTCCAATAAATCCTGGGAGGCTTCAATGGCATTGCTGAAATCGAAATCTACGCCTGGAGGAAAATCACCTAATTGCAAGAAATATTCGTTAAAATCGGTTTCTTGCCAAGAATACCCTCCGGTCACTTTCAAGGAAACCAAATCGCTAAACGTATTGCTGTAGGTGCCAAAAAGCTCTAAGGTTCTGTTCTCGATTTCATTAGTATAGAAACTTGCTGAACCTTTTCTAAAAGGGCTCACAGCATTTCCTCTAAAGAATGAGGTGGTCGGATAGTACTGCCGATTCGTATTTTTCTCATTTTGCTGCCCGATGTTCAAATTGGCCGTTAAATTATCGGTAAAATTGTAACGGAAATCCAAGCTATAATTGATTAGACTTCTAGTACCGTAATTTTTATTCTGCTCGGCTATCGATACCGGGTTGAAACTGTCAAAAAGACCTAGCGTCTCAAAATAACCACCGAATTGGTCGCCATTGAATGCGAAAGGCGCGTCCTCACCTAGAACAGGAGCGGTAGGATTGTAAAGTACGGCATATCGCAATGCTTCGTTAAAACCGAAATCACTGTCGCGTTGTGTAAGCGATGAATTGAAATCAATATTCAATTTATCATTGAAAATACGACCGGACAATTTCGTTCGGGCATTGAATTGCTTGAAACCGGAATTGGTCAAGATACCTTCCGTATCCCTGAAGTTGACCGATACCCGATAGTTCGCATCCTCGGTACCACCTACTGCGGCTACGTTATGAACTGATGTGAAGGCTGCTCTGGTCACTTCGTCCCTCCAATTGGTGTCACTTCCCAAATCGCTTCCACCAACTGCGAGAAATTCCTCCCGGTTCATGGTTTCTACTTGGTTTGCGACGTTAGCAGTAGAAAACTGTCCGTTATAGGAAACTGAAAAAGGTTGTCCTACCTTACCGGACTTGGTAGTGACCAAAATTACACCACTTGATCCACGTGTACCGTATATCGCAGCTGCGGAACCATCCTTTAACACCGTAATGTTTTCGATATCACTTGGGTCTACGTTATTCAGCGACTGTCCGAGCACCCCATCGATAACGACAAGAGGTTCGGCATTGCCCCCAATGGTAGAGATACCCCTTAAACGAATGGTAGAATTTGAATTTGGGTCACCACCCTTGTTGTACACGCTTAAACCAGCGACCTTACCTTGTAGTAATTGCGTCGGTTCGCTGATGACACCTTGGTTAAACTCCTCGGAACTTACACTGGTCACGGCCGTAGTAATTTCCTTTTTTACCTGACTACCGTATCCCGTAACTACCACTTCTTCCAAGGCTTGTGCATCCTCTTCCATGGTAACGTCTATAGTAGACTGGCCTCCAACAACGACTTCCGTCGATTTATATCCAATATAACTGAATACCAATGTGGCACCTTCACTAACCGTTATAGTGTAATTGCCATCAAAATCGGTCTGGGTGCCATTGGTCGTTCCCTTTTCCAAAACGTTTGCACCAGGCAAAGGACCTTGTGCGTCGGAAACCGTACCAGACACTTCTTGGGCTTGCGCAATCCCGAAACATAAAAATGCCCCGATTATGGCTAAGCTTTTTAAGAGCGTAATCTTCATAAATTGTTAGTTTAAGTTTGAGTTAATTAAAAATCTAAGGTTAAAAATATGTAAAAAATGTGTTAAAAACAGTTATTCGCTGCTTTATCAACTACGCAAACGGTTTCGTGTTGATAACTTTTAGGAATTATGAGTCTAATAATTTGGGAATACCTTAATTATGCATCTAACAATGAGAGTGATTCAAAATCATCATTCTCGCAATTAGAAACAAATATATAAATTTTTTTATGACCAGATTTTAGTGGGTTTATACGGTTTGGCAGGATTATATGTTAAATTACGACCGAATTCTAGGAAGCCTTTCCGTAAAGAATTATTTTGTTGAAATTTCATTATTAAAAATTATTGTGAGAAAAAATATCACCCTCAAACATATCGCCAAAGAATTGGAAGTCTCGATATCCACCGTGTCAAAGGCGTTAAAAAACAGCGAAGAAATCGGAAAAGATACCAAAGAAAAGGTTCAAGCTTTTGCGAAATTATACAATTATCGGCCGAACAATATTGCTATAAGCCTCAAAAACAGGCGGACCAAAACAATTGGGGTTATCATTCCCGATATCATCCATCACTTTTTCACTACGGTATTTAGGGGCATAGAGAAGTACGCCAACCGTCATGGTTATAATGTAATAATCTGTGTCTCCGATGAATCTTTTGACCGGGAAGTAATTAATATGGAAATGTTGGCCAATGGAAGTATCGATGGTTTTATCATGTCGCTCTCGGCAGAAACCCAACTCAAGAACGATTTCAACCATTTAAAGGAAGTGACCGAACAAGGCATTCCACTTGTTTTATTCGATAGGGTTACCGACGAAGTGAAATGCGATAAAGTGATTATCAACGATAAGGAAATAGCGTACAAAGCGGTTCAGATGTTTATTGATGAAGGAAAAAAACGGATTGCCTTGATATCTACTGATGATTATTTGAATGTAAGTGCCAAAAGAGCCATTGGTTACCAAGAAGCATTGCGAGCAAACAATTTGGAAATCAACGAATCCCTAGTCTTAATACTACCCTATTTTGGGGATAGTAGCAATGCAATAAGTGAATTCTTCGATAATAACGATTTTGATGCCATGCTTTGCGTCAATGAAATTTTCGCAGTACAGTGTATGCGGGAAGCGCAGGAGCGTGGAAAAAGAATTCCAGAGGATATCTCCGTTATCGGTTTTACCAACGGCATTCTTTCTCAGTATTCATCTCCTAGATTAACGGCTATTGCCCAACATGGGGAACAAATGGGAGAAACGGCCGCCCAGATGTTGATTGAACGTGTAGAGGCCGAGCTGGAATTGGACGAGGATGAGGAAAATTTTCGAACCGAGGTCATTCAGGCCACCATTATCAATGGGGGAACGACTTCCAACCCATAACAAATACCCTTAATAATTTAAAGTATGCAGAAAACCGGATTCATATTCGATTTGGACGGTGTTATTGTCGACACCGCGAAATACCATTACCTAGCCTGGAAAAAACTCGCGAACGAATTGGGCTTTGAGTTTACCCACGAACAGAACGAACTCTTTAAAGGGGTAAGTCGAAAGCGATGCCTTGAGATCTTATTGGATATCGGTCAAGTAGAGGCCACTCAAGAACAATTCGATAGATGGATGATCGAAAAAAACGAGGATTATCTTGCCTACATCGAAAAAATGGACGCCTCTGAGATTCTACCCGATGTACCTAAGGTGTTGCAATTTCTAAAGGAAAGAAACGTCCCCATTGCTTTGGGTTCGGCCAGTAAAAATGCGCGACCCATACTGGAAAAGGTACAATTGTTATCCTATTTCGATGTCTTGGTCGATGGGAATAGTGTAACCAAGGCCAAACCGGATCCTGAAGTTTTTCTGATCGGTGCCGATAAATTGGGCGTTGCCCCTGAGCACTGCGTTGTCTTCGAAGATGCGGTGGCGGGAATCGCCGCGGCGAACCATGCGAATATGCTCAGCATAGGCATCGGTAACGCCGATGTATTATCCGAGGCGAAATTTATTTTTAAAGATTTTACCGAAATTAGCCTAGAATTTTTAGAGGGTTTACTTTCGTAGTGATTTATAAAAGGATGCTTGATTCCGGCTCGGTATTGTCAAAGCTCGTCAAGTCTAAAAAACCATGAGATTACATGCAAGATTACATTAAACCGGACAACTGGTCCATCATCGAAGAAGGTTTTGATGCAGAACGGGTCAAGTCTTCGGAAAGCCTTTTTAGTATCGGGAACGGGGCCATGGGGCAACGTGCCAATTTTGAGGAACGCTACACGGGAGAGACATTTCAGGGCAGTTATATAGGAGGGGTCTATTATCCCGACAAAACTAGGGTAGGTTGGTGGAAAAATGGATACCCTGAATATTTTGCCAAGGTGCTCAACGCTCCCAACTGGATCGGGATAGAAGTCCTGATCAATGGGGAGCAACTCGACCTAAATACCTGTAAAAAGGTAAAGGACTTTCGGAGAGAG
Protein-coding regions in this window:
- a CDS encoding SusC/RagA family TonB-linked outer membrane protein, producing the protein MKITLLKSLAIIGAFLCFGIAQAQEVSGTVSDAQGPLPGANVLEKGTTNGTQTDFDGNYTITVSEGATLVFSYIGYKSTEVVVGGQSTIDVTMEEDAQALEEVVVTGYGSQVKKEITTAVTSVSSEEFNQGVISEPTQLLQGKVAGLSVYNKGGDPNSNSTIRLRGISTIGGNAEPLVVIDGVLGQSLNNVDPSDIENITVLKDGSAAAIYGTRGSSGVILVTTKSGKVGQPFSVSYNGQFSTANVANQVETMNREEFLAVGGSDLGSDTNWRDEVTRAAFTSVHNVAAVGGTEDANYRVSVNFRDTEGILTNSGFKQFNARTKLSGRIFNDKLNIDFNSSLTQRDSDFGFNEALRYAVLYNPTAPVLGEDAPFAFNGDQFGGYFETLGLFDSFNPVSIAEQNKNYGTRSLINYSLDFRYNFTDNLTANLNIGQQNEKNTNRQYYPTTSFFRGNAVSPFRKGSASFYTNEIENRTLELFGTYSNTFSDLVSLKVTGGYSWQETDFNEYFLQLGDFPPGVDFDFSNAIEASQDLLEAGRIAANSGRNDDDRIIAFFGRVNATIDDAIYVNASLRREGSSRFGEDEQWGLFPAAAIGVDANKYLQLKNVNLLKVRLGYGVTGALPPQVGLSQATFGVINGSNGFGSSATGNTLRVPNPDLKWEEKKEINLGFEFASERLSATLDIYNRDIEDFINSVTLENTGGGADGGSQFQNGGELNTRGLELAVNYDVIKKENVSYNTGIIFSTYKTELTSVTGGNRTTANLGAPGQNDTNVILVQEGEEIGQIWGPVFSGDVDENGTPILVDVNGDGELITGQGNALDENVDFEVLGKGLPDFEIGWTNQVTFGNWDVNAFFRGAFGHSLVNTFRAFYEPRIGSQSSYNFVNTELARDDIRTAQFSSYYVEKADFFRLDNMSIGYNIPFDSDYIKNMRISLAGQNIFTITNYTGADPEPSLQDFGSVDNGGVLNTNNPDVLAPGVDRRYNYFASRTITLGLNINF
- a CDS encoding LacI family DNA-binding transcriptional regulator — encoded protein: MRKNITLKHIAKELEVSISTVSKALKNSEEIGKDTKEKVQAFAKLYNYRPNNIAISLKNRRTKTIGVIIPDIIHHFFTTVFRGIEKYANRHGYNVIICVSDESFDREVINMEMLANGSIDGFIMSLSAETQLKNDFNHLKEVTEQGIPLVLFDRVTDEVKCDKVIINDKEIAYKAVQMFIDEGKKRIALISTDDYLNVSAKRAIGYQEALRANNLEINESLVLILPYFGDSSNAISEFFDNNDFDAMLCVNEIFAVQCMREAQERGKRIPEDISVIGFTNGILSQYSSPRLTAIAQHGEQMGETAAQMLIERVEAELELDEDEENFRTEVIQATIINGGTTSNP
- the pgmB gene encoding beta-phosphoglucomutase encodes the protein MQKTGFIFDLDGVIVDTAKYHYLAWKKLANELGFEFTHEQNELFKGVSRKRCLEILLDIGQVEATQEQFDRWMIEKNEDYLAYIEKMDASEILPDVPKVLQFLKERNVPIALGSASKNARPILEKVQLLSYFDVLVDGNSVTKAKPDPEVFLIGADKLGVAPEHCVVFEDAVAGIAAANHANMLSIGIGNADVLSEAKFIFKDFTEISLEFLEGLLS